The genomic DNA CCTGCCTCGTAGCTACCCCTGCCTGCCCGCGACACAAGTACTTTACAGCTTCGCGATAATCTGTAACTACTGATCAGCATGTCACGAGCCACCGACCGGGCCGGCGGTGAGGTCGTCAGGGAGTTCCTCTCGGTCGCGGAACTGCTCGAGGAACCGCGCCTGGCGCAGGTGTATGCCCACTGCCACCGGAAGGGGACGACCAGTGTACGGGACCTGATGGAGGCACTCGACCTCCCACAGGGAACCGCATACACCTACGTCAACCGGTTGACCGAGGCTGGTGTACTCAAGATGAACAACGAGGGGCAGCCACGGACGTACACCGCCCGTCCGATCGACCTGACGGTGACGAGCGGGACAGATGCCGGGGAGTACCACATCACGCCCGCACTCGTTGACGCGGTGGGACGGCGGACCACGGACAACGACATCGACACGTACATCGACCGGCACGGAATCGCCGGCCTCGCCACGGCGCTTGAGTACGCCGTCGACCGGGAGCGAGGAACGGTCACCCATCGATTGATGGCCCGTGATCTCGACATCTCGCCGCTCGCTGCCGAAATCGTCCTCCAGGCACTCCGCCCGGTGGTTCACGAACACTTCGACGTCGAGGCGTCCGGGGCCTCGCTCGACGACGTGGTTGCCGGCGAGGAGTCAGCAGTCGACGATGAGGGCGTGGACGAACGGTGAGTACTGTCCACATCGCGGACACGGGATTCATCGCCGCTCTCGGCGGGCCGGAGAACGATCGATACCGGCGCGTCCGAGCCTTCGCCCGACAGCACGGCGTGGTGTTCGTGGTTCCCGAGCGCGTGTACGACGAGCTGACCGCCTCGGGGACCGAGGACCCGCACGTCGACACCGCGATAGCAGAGGGCTGGGTGCGAGTCGCCCCATCGCTGAACTATACCGACTCGCTCGTCTCGAGGACGATGGATAGCGTCCAGCGTTACATCGCGAATGCCGACGACCGGCGAGCGGACAACGTGGAGCGGGCGGATGCGGCCCTCGGTGGCGTGGCGGCACAGTTGCTGGCAGCCGAGTCTCCGAGCAGCGTCTTCGTCTACACGACCGATATCGCCGCTGGTGAAGCAGTCGAAACCGCCCTTTCGGACGCAGGCTACGCGGATTCAGTCGCCTTCGTCAATGCGTTCGAGTTCATCGAGGACCTCGTCGAGTGATCGCTCGATGGTATCGCCTACTCTCCGTCGAGATATTTTCGCCGTTGCTCCATCTTCTGGCGCTCGGCTCGCGGTCGTAGGGTTTCTCCAGCACGTCCGGTGACACACGTTTTCCCGAGTCACCGAGGATGCAGTTCTGCTTCGCGGGCTTCCTTCCACTCTCTGGAGCGGGCGGTATCGTCGCTGTAGGTTCGTCATTCCTCCCGGGGACAGCCCTGCAACGACTGTACTGTCTGAGACGGGCTGCCGAGGCCATCACCCCATCGAAAACCCGAGCCAGGAGGATCGCTCATCGAACGCGAGGATTGCGACAGCGGCCATCCTAGAGGATCTCCAGCCGACTCCCGGATCGGATGCTGAATCCTGGGCTTGTTGTAGCGATGGCCGTCGAGTTCCAACCGGGTGGGACTGAAAGGGGCCGGGCGGTCGATCCCTCTCGGACCCGGCAAGCGTCGGGGGACTCCGTCCCCCGGGCCCGCGGCGAAGCCGCGGCCACCGCAGGCCGGAGGCCGAGGCGCGTAGCCGTCGCCAGAGGCGTGGCGAGCGGTCCCGGAGGTGAGCGCCTCCGGCGCGAATCAGGGAAGTCGCAGCCCGCACAGCGCAGCGAGCAGGAACGTCTTCCTGTGGGTCGAGCGCCCGGGGGCTTTCGGAGGGCCTCGCCTCCTCCAGCACTGCTCAGCAATCGCCCCCACCGACAACAGTTATGCTGGCTGCTCGCTCTGAGAGTAGCGATTACCCGTGGCTGCTGCCGACGACTCACCCTCCACGCTCCCTGCGACTCCCTACATCACAATCAAGCCGGCCGACTCCCCGCTCGACCCCGCGACCGTCGAGACGCATCTCCGGCGTCTCCACGGACTGACCGGCTCCGCGAAGGGCCGCTTCCTCACGAGCGCATCCCCACCGACCGTCGAGTGGTTGCTCACGAGTTCCGGCGACGAACGCGGTCTCACCTACGCCGTCGGCGTCGACGACGAGGCCGCTCACGCCTCGCTCGAACACGCGATCCGCGGGCTCTTTCCCGACAGTTACGCTATCGCCGAGACCGACCGGGAGACGCTCCTCGAACCGTTCACTCCAGCCGAAGACACCGACACCGTCGCACTCACCTTCGACGGCAACCCGACACACCGCAAGGACTGGCAGACCTGCCTCACGCCCTTCGCCGAGTTCCACGAATCCGAGCGTGACCGAACACACGTCCGGGCCCCGCTCGCGGCCGTCGCGGAGACGCTCGCCGACAGTCCAGTCCCCGTCTGCTATCAGGTACTCGTCCGCCCGAAGGCCGACTGGTCGGTCGAGGCCGACGAGCGCCGCCTCAACCTCGAACAGGGTTCGGACACGTTCGGCGGGAAGCTCATGAACGCACTCGTCGGCCCACCCCCGGAGGACGAACTCGTCATGCTCGGTGCCGACGAGGAGCGGGTCGTCCACCTCGGAGAGCGAGACACGCACCGCTCGTTCGAGGTGAACGTCCGGGCAATCGCTGGGCACGACTCCGACCCGGTAGACGCAGAGCGCATCCTGCGTGACCTTGCGCTCGCCTTCGAGCCCGTGAGCGGGCCGTTCTACCGAATCGAGGGCACCGTTGCGACCGGTACGGAGGCCCAGCAGCTCGTCGAGGAGCTCCACGGGCGGACGCTGCATCCACCGGCATACGGCCGCTCGCTCACCAGTCCTGGCCGAACCAGTCCGGGCCTCGTCGTCGACGCTCGCGAACTC from Haloglomus litoreum includes the following:
- a CDS encoding DUF7437 domain-containing protein; the protein is MSRATDRAGGEVVREFLSVAELLEEPRLAQVYAHCHRKGTTSVRDLMEALDLPQGTAYTYVNRLTEAGVLKMNNEGQPRTYTARPIDLTVTSGTDAGEYHITPALVDAVGRRTTDNDIDTYIDRHGIAGLATALEYAVDRERGTVTHRLMARDLDISPLAAEIVLQALRPVVHEHFDVEASGASLDDVVAGEESAVDDEGVDER